GATTGAAGTTGTAATAGTAGTTATGATAGCAATAGTCGTCGAATTACTaacagtacagtggacccccgcatagtcacggtttggcatttgcaaattcacctattttaTTGGCAGAAACccctgcttcttctttttttatttatttaactcgATCCCCCACTTCATcgtgtttttttatgtgaattataaGTTTGATAGTAGTTGTAGTAACAATTGCAGCATTAGTTTTTatgacaattttattattatcattatactATCACTATTTATACTAATCAtactaatcatcatcataattaaGTACTACAGCAGTGATTCGCAACTAGTGAGCTTTGAGACATCATCAGGGGTGCCATAGGAAATCACCCAATTCCACTTACATTTGTCcaaaaattatgatttattaaTTACAGATCTATATTTGGTCATCTATcaatgccagcgacgtatagtgacaggcagaacaattaaatgccctTCCGTTAGATGGCCGAAGTTGCAATTCATCTGCGcctccacctgttgccattcttGCAAGAGAATAAGTCAAGCTCCCTGCGAGTGTATATCAgcattatgtttttgtgttgtgagaatcacattcactgccaacgacggctttagaagtcaaatatccatgttgactgggaaggctggcagtgaatgatttTAAGGAATACATTTAGAAGAGATCATCATTTGAGTAGTCATACTTATGTGacactttttgtttggtggtgtgccgtgagacttTTCAAATGTGCCTGGACCCCATCAactttgggaaacactgctcttGTCTACACAAGCAGGGACATGAACTTACTAACTGTGCCGTACTATCAAATCTTCAACAAGTGTCAGTGATAAAAGATTAAAGGGTGACAGATTTTGCTGCGTTAGGGCTATTCACTACACTGCTATGCATATTCTATGAATACTTTTGTTTtcctcacagaaaaaaaaaagctaacaaacaaaaatacaatgataATTTTGTCCAGGTTGTCCTTATTGTGGTACAATGAGAACGTTTTAATCATTATTAAAGAGGCCAAGAAAGGTGACAAATTGTAGTTCATATGACGAATCGTACAGCTATAAATCCAGTTATGTCCGTTTCATGATGAATAGGCTGTCAGCTGCAATTCAGCAGCACAGTCAAGCTTCTCCTGCTCATCCAAGTATTAAACCAATTCTCAATGTCGTGATTAATGACTGTGGTGGATAGATGAGCCTATATTAAATCATCTTGTTAATTAAGTTGGCTTGTATTATGCCCTTCCCCCCACCGCCATTATATGCAGGAGAGGGCCCCTTTCTCTACAATtcacttgtcgccagccaatgtcagggcacgtatagacaatcattcacacaatCCTCAATaaaactaacatgcatggtttttaaaatatggaagGAAATACTCACCCGAGTATGCGAATTCCACACTGGGAGGCCAAAGcaaagctgagattcaaacccagattgtcagaaccgtgaggcaaacgtgctaaccactagggtACCATGCTGCCCGAATGCCATTTAATTACACATAAATAGCCCAACCAGGATACAAAATGGATTTGGctaccaaaaaaataacaacaaacaaacaaaacacattgtgTTGTTTCTTCTTGCGTTAACTAGCAAGTCTTCTTTGTGGATCCTCAAGCAAGGTCGAGCATATGCCATGCCAATAGCGACACTCTGTGGCATGTGTCGGTACTAACACTCAAAAGTCTTGGACAGAGTTCAAAATGATGAAACAAGACATCTTAACTTCCTTCTAACAAATGCATAATGCACATGTTTGTACTTCCACTTCCCGTTCAGCTACCCTCACTATAATGACTTCTAAAGGAGATTTGATGCAGTCCGTGGccacaacatatatatatttttgccttAATAATCAATTTAGGTTGGACTGGACTCCCACTGTACACTCATTTCTGACAGTGTGCCACAAAATACAAttgccaaaataaaataaaaattctgtgggaaaaaaaaaaaaaaaacattgtcaaaaaatattCTAATTCAAACTCAGATTGCACAGATAGGCATGGCTGGGGGAAATATAGGCCAATAATTGGTTGATTTGTTGTAaatgatcaaatgaaaaatactagtaaaataaaactttttacttttgaatgcataactatattaatatatttttcattaaataattggttgattactcatatttaaattggagatactaaaacaaaaaatacaataaataatttttctaaaaacctttttttttacgATTTACTCCTACTGTGCATTTACATGATCAAAGGTCctgcaatatttttttgcgTTACATGAgctagggtttttttttttcttaaaattggttaattaaaatgtatttattattttttgtattaatttattaaattaagtaattgattaatttatttattataaataataaagacatttgtaaaatgaaaaaaatgtgatacatttaaactgtttgttttattaaataattggttattgAATTATTACAAAACCTATAATAAACACAAATTTATAACAAAACGTTAAACTTATCATGTTAAAACGTGAACTTTATCACGTTATACCATGatactgaacttttttttctgatgtggCAGCAATACACTtccataaataacaataaaaaaagtagtaaaataataaaaaatacatatataggTAGCTGTAcatttaagcactttatttatttagtcagataattggttaattaattatagctataattataataagatatataattataactacaataaaacataaatgtgtAATATGTAAGGTATTTTTAAACAGGAGAAATGGTCACTATTTCACGTGAGCCTTaaagcacaaaagtttgcccatcCCTGTTGTAAatctttctttgacttttttattCCGTTGCATGAGAGGCGGAGGGAATGGGGATGGGAGGGTcaaagcatcatcatcatcttcatcatcatcgccCCCCCACCCGCCCTGAGCCAGTCTGACTGCCCGCCCACTCCGGGGGGAGAAAGTGTTGCTTTGTGAATGAAGGGAGCGGCGGAAGGGGCAGAAAgcaaacttttaaaaaagaccCCAAAAAACGCCGTCGTTTTCCTCCACGTTTCGGCGTCAAAAAACTTCCACAGCACAGACGGAGTAACGGTAAgtaaactgctttttttttttttttttgtttttttgttttttttttaggagtgTGTATGGTTTAGGATGCAAAGATGCATGCACGGCAGCTCAACCGTGACCGGAATAAGTGTCGTGTAATGATTGGTCATTCCCATGCACGATTCGCAAGTCCGTGGGGCGTCTGATGGAGGTGCGTTTgggttgaccccccccccccccgaaccaCTGTGAACTGATTTTACTCGAGATGTTGTTCATGCAAACTTTCCGTTTCGCAACATGACGAGTCATGCCAGAGCCGTGCAATGCCCGGTGTCACCATTCCACGCACATACTCAGCCACACAGAGGACTCATTCATACTGTTATGATGAGTGTCTCTCGTGGACATTTGACGTCATCTCTTTCTTCCTTGAACGTTGTTTTGGAACATGTTCTCTTTCatttcaacatactgtataggGACTATAACTATAGGCTAGATTGAAGGCACCACCAGTACCGATCCATCGTGACTGCATTACATGATGACATCTGCACAACAAATGTCCATACGGAGTAAATTGGACTCATcgtttcatccattttctaaagtgtTGTCTGtcatacattcatccatccattttctgagccgcttctcctcactggggtcgcaggcgtgctgaagcctatcccagctgtcatcgggcaggaggcggggtataccctgaactggttgccagccaatcgcagggcacatacaaacaaacaaccagtcgcactcacagatcacacctacgggcaatttagagtctccaattcatgcatgttttttgggatgtgggaggaaaccggagtgcccggagaaaacccacacagacacggggagaacatgcaaactccacacaggcgggactgttttttttttcaataggcTTGAGATCAGGGTATTGCGATGGCAACTCCAAAGCATTGACTTTGTTGTCCTGAAGCCTCTTTGTAACCAGTTCGGCACTATGCTGCGGGTCATTGTgcatttggaagacccatttgtCCCCGAACTTTAACTTTCCTCAGGACGCTATCTATTTTGTGAAATGCGCCAGTCCCTTCTGTAACAAATCAACCCcgcaacatgatgctgccaccccacagatttcaaagttgggatggtgttctcaggcttgcaagcttccctctttttcctccaaacataaCAATGCTCGTTAGGGTCCAAACATTTCAATTGTAGTTTCCTCAGATCACAGGTGTGTGTCTCCAAAAATTAAAGTCTGTTTTCCCTGtgtgcattttcaaaatgtaatatgGCTTTTGTATGTTTCTTTTGGCGCAATGGCTTCTTCTTGGCAGAGTGGCTTTTCAGTACTCGTTTCATTGAGTTCAATGACACACTCTTACCAGCTTCAGCCAACAAGGTCTTTTGCTTTAgttcttgggttgatatgcacatttcggACCAAAGCACGTTCATCCCCGGGACACTGAACCCGTCTCGGCATCACCTGGGTTTTCCCAAATAGTTTAACGGCATAGTAATCTTACTGCATGTAAATTTCTGActgaagaaaagaaatgaaaaattctCTAAAAAATGGTTTCTTTGGTTTTGCAGACGCTGctccatgatgatgatgttcaCTTTGCTCTGTCTGCTCCTGGTGGCGCTGGTTCGAGGCGAGTCCTGCCTCATAATCAGCGAAATTAACGCCGACAACCCAAGACTGGACACCAGCGAGTTTGTGGAGTTGTACCACACCAGCGGACAGCGGTCCTCGCTAGATGGATACACTCTCGTCTTCTATAACGGGAACGGAAACGTGGCTTATAAAGTACTAGACCTCAAGGGCCACAGCACAGACGACAGGGGCTTCTTCCTGGTGGGCTCGGTGGACATGCTGCCCAAACCCGCCATCCTCCTGCCGCCAAACACGGTCCAGAACGGTCCGGACGCAGTCACACTCTACCACACGTCCGCGGCCCGCTACACTGAGAAGATGAACGTCACCGCCATGGGATTGGTGGACGCCGTTGTTTATATGACGCGCAGGACAGGCGGTGCCGAGTTCCTGGCAGAAACCCTCACCCCGGGGGAGCCGGCCTTTGTCGAGGATGAAAGCACCCTGGAGGGAGATGAATCCATCGAGAGGTACTAGAGAACAGAagctatttttaatatttttgactTCGatccagtggtaccttgacttaaaagtttaattaattccgtgaccaagcttcaactcaaatcaattttcagttgaaatgaattaaaaggCTATTAATCCGTTCCGGCCCCTGAAAAATCTCCACCATTTTCTGTTAAGTTCTTAATAAAGAAAAAgcagcactgtattgtaaaatataaatatcaaaaaATGGTCCTGTAAAAGAGAATGTGATTAAATAAAATGCTTGGGGGAGATTGGCGAGATCCAATACCAACCTTTATTCAAGGTACTGGGTACTTACGAAAGCTGCCGATACCAGTcaccgatacttaaggcaaaaaaatctgacatcaagtaagtcctcctcgccagtagttggcactaGACTGCGACGTTATGACGAATGGGCGAAGCGTCAtatgcgtcagaaagaaagaaaggtctttattcacaattgtgttattttaaatgttatgtaTTAAACGTAGTGATATCGGGTCTCGTTATCTGTATCAATGAGTACTTAACTGAATACTCGTACTTGTATGAGTCTGAAAAGAAACTGTGGTacattatctatctatctatctatctatctatctatctatctatctatctatctatctatctatctatctatctatctatctatctatctatctatctatctatctatctatctatctatctatctatctatctatctatctacctacctagGTGTTTGTTGTCTGAAGCTCACTGGGGCTTCAGGGTGTCCTCACCCTCCCCGGCCCAGAGAAACAACTGCACGCCACCCGCTGCCCCGCCAAGCCTGCCAGTCATCACCGAGCTGAAGCTGGGAGGAGGTCAGGTGGACGGCTTCGTGGAGCTGACGTCGGCGTCCGAGGCCGGTCCGCTTGTGTTGGTGGTGTTGAGCGGGAGAACGGACAGAGTCAGCGTCAGTTTGAACGTGGATGCGAACATCTCCAGGAACGGACTCATCGCCATGACTGTAGACAAGCGGTATATGAAAGGTAAGTGTACTTGAGGAGTGTCACCTAACCCTCACTGAGCCAAGGACATATTCGACATTATGATTTGGACCTTTAtatgttgcatttttgtgtagTACTTATGATATCTATATCTGCGACAAGATAGTGGTGACGATGGCTTATTTTCAGGAGATGAGTCCGGGGCAGTCGCCATATACAGCGGTACAACTTCAGACTTTCCTGTGGACAGCCCGCTAAGTCAGATCCAGCCTCTGGACTCGTTCGTGTTCGCCGGCCCGGGAGACAAGCCGAGTGCCAACCTCACGGAGACCCTCATCCCGGGCAGGCAGCCCTATCAGCTCAGCAACAGGCAAGGAATAAATGACTTACTCAGTAGGCAAACCTCGTTCTTTTCAAGGTCTCCCTAAGGTGATGAACTTTTTTGTACTTGGTCTgtctattcattttaaaaatccaatgtggcccttgagcacaaaaggggtttttgggttgttgttatttttttgcacactcCTGCTCTTAaggtacagtaaatgtgtgttagTGCATTTAGGGTCAGTGttaaaaagaaatgacaaaaaagagtTGGTTTTCAAAACGGTACTTTTTACTATTGCTACACAATTTGAATGTTTGTATTGCTGTTCCTCTTTGCAGATGCATTCCCTTCCTGTATTTGCATCTAAAATATGCACTTAATCATGCTGACTTAAGATGTATTACCCAACCCAAATGCAACTATCCTTTTATGGCATACTCAATATCAGCTTCTTATTTCGTTTCAACTCATTTTAGCATGTAAAGGATGAACtccatgtgtgtttttctttgtgttttttgttgtgattCCACCACAGAGGGTACCCATGATGGCATTATGAACGGTTCCAAAAGCAGTCAATATCAGCACAAAACCTTCCGGTTTctgttaaaaatcaaataaaaatatcagtAAACGTCTACTAGAACAGTAGAGCTTTATTTGTGGTAATCAAAGGCATTTTTCCAATTCAGTTGTACAGATTATAGGTCacgttaatggtggaaaaggttttaaaatgattcatcACACAACATCACACaaccctggcatttgaacaggggtgtgtacactttttgtatccagatgtggaataataaaaatcattttgctTTTCCTTTGTCAGTTTAAAAGAGGGAGGCTTCTACCTCAGCCGTTGTGGTGTGGCCACATGGACCAGAGATCCTGGCGTCTTCTGGGAGGCCCCGCAAACCCCGGGGCAGCCCAACCAGTGCCCCTGGCCAAAAATCTGCCCTCACAGTATGGGTGAGTTTTAGTCATCTGCTAGTATTCATATGTACTCTTTTAAAAATCCAAGTACCATGCTATTCATGCTATCAGCTTttcttatgatgatgatgatgatgatgatgattgctTTCTTATACTACAGTCTGTGTATTTGACCAAATCACTTTTCTTTTCCTGACAAAAATCAGCTATCTTAATGCAAACACACAATGCcaacaaaactagcatcgatgttcCAATCGTTGTAACCTGTTAAGAAATGgatattcaaacacaaacagtgcaggaAAATATGTAGAAAGACAAaaatgctcacaggcatatattctttatcagcTGCAACAAAACGACTAGGATTACTGGAGCTTAATGAGTATAGAAGACTCTCTTCGTGCATTTATATTGTAAATATACTCCAGTCTAAAATTAGGGAGAAGCAGGAACATTGTGTGCCATTTGTCCCTAACAGCCCTAATAAATGCCCTCTCCTGTTGAAGTGGTTCCAGGAGGAGGTGCGGATACGTCCCCGCACCTTCCACCTTGGGGGACCGGTGACTTCCTGATCAACGAGCTGAACACCGACACCCCCGGCGCGGCTGAGGACGGCGAGTACGTGGAGCTGTGGCACCCATCCGGACACCGCGTCTCCCTGCAGGGCATCTGGATTCTGCTTTTTAGCGCGCACAACAACAAACCCTACAGAGAGATTAGCCTCAGCGGACACTTCACCACCGCCAAGGGCTACTTCCTGCTCGGCAGCGACAGACTGGTGCCGGCGCCTTCTCTCCGCCTGCCTCCCAACACCATCCAGAACGGACCGGACGCCGTGGCGCTGTACCGCAGCCCTTTCGGCCCGCCGTCGGCGCAGCAAAGGGGGATCCCCACCAAAGGGCTCCTGGATGCTGTGGTGTACCGCAAGATGGGATCGGATCAGGAGGCGCAGGAGTTGAGTAAGGCGCTGACGCCGGGACAGCTTCCCCTGCTGGAGGATCCAGAGGTTCTTCTCGGCGATGAGGCGCTCAGCCGCTGCAGGGGCCTGTACCCCTATGACCTGTCTGCATTTTCAGTTAGTACACTGCGAAAATTCAAATTGAACCAATCTTACGAGTTTTTGAAATTACGGGTTTTTGcttttgtaagtcaaggtaccacagcATTGTGTATAATTTGAGTACGTCCATTGGGATAGATTGTGGTCGTCGCTGACTATGCATTTCTAGTTTCCATCTCACCCGTTATTTGTGTGCATTCTGTTGGCATAATATTGGAGACTGAGCTGTTTTATACTATGCAATTGTGGTTAAATgcatttctaaaaatgttttatttctatttatccGCCCGTACAGGTAGCTCCGCCAACTCCGCTGAGGGAGAACAGCTGCCCCCGGCCTCCTCCGGCTCCCGAAGGCGTGGTCATCAACGAGGTGGCGAGTGGCTACTGGACCAATCACAGCCGGCAGAGTTCCTTCGTGGAGTTGCACGGACCCCCGCTGACCGAGCTGCATGGCCTGGTGCTGGTCGTGTTTGACCAGGAACACAGCGGCAGGCTCGTTGCTCTTCCTCTGACCGGATCTATCGACCAGGACGGGTATTACATGGTCGGGAATGTCACCGGAGCGGGTGAGCACAGCCAGACGGAGCAGAAAATTTCTcacaaaaaaattctcaaaaacTCTCAGACATGACATAGGAGAAACATTTTAATCGCGGCCACAATATAGAAataacatttgtacaaaatgctacattttggcctacaaaatgctaatttatggCCACGAAGTAGGTATAAGGTgcccacaaaatacaaaatatttttcatatcaTTCCTGTACAGTTAGTGACACATGacatgggaggaaaaaaatatttgtggccGCAATATACCAATTTGTGGACACGAAATACTGATTTATAACCACAACCTTGTGACAAATTAATATTTGGTGCACACATTTTTCCTATTTCTTGGCCATAACTTAGTAATTCATGTTTTacctatttattgttttttttccttctataCTACTTTGTACTCTTTCTCTCCATGCTTGTATGTCTCTTTTCTGCATAGATCAGACTTTCCCCGAAGGCAGTGATGTGCCGGCACGAGGATCTGTCCTCCTGTGCTACGACCTGTTCAGCGTGTGCAGAGCTGCTACCGCCCTGACCAACTCCAGTCGGCGGGACGAGTTGATGTTCAGTGACGTCCAACTGCTGCTCACTTCGACGTTCACTCGAGGGAGCCGGGTCATTCCGGCTCTCAGGTAAGCGTGGAAGCATACGCCTGCTAACATCCCCGCtaaatttgctaaaatctgcagtttatagtgattgtttttttatgggtttttataATAtagttactgtaatgccctcgcatgtgtgAAAAGAGAGACACAGTCGCCAATGCACTTTTTATCTGTTTAATGAACGCCCCAAGaacacataaacacaatgagAACACTCACGCACAGCTGCTGTCGACCACAGCTCACCCCCAGACTCGCTGACATCACACTTCACTCCATCAGGCCCCGCCTCTGAAAGGCACATACCGTATCTACGGTAATATACACAGACACTGCGATACGTGTaatattttcaatacattttatgcttgcaatttgtgtttctgtgtttaaatacatttcaaatgttttaagtaTCTATTGATACGTTTAATTGTtcaaagtgtgtgggagggtaTTATAAGGTTTCaactctaaaaaaataaaaacatgaagctCGACTTCATTAAACGTCTTTTTTAATACTTCTACTTTCTTGACCAATTTTGGCCGCTTGCACAAGCTGTGCCGGTGTTTAAATATAGCTCatgtggccgagaggttaaggcgatggattgCTAATCCGTTGTGCTGTGCGTGCGTGGATTTGAATCCCACCCTCGTCAGGATAGGTTTTTGTCTTGTTCGCTTTGCAAACATGGCAGTAGTTTTCCATTCACTAAATCTACCCAACCCCTGAACAAGCAACCCGCCCGCTCCCCCAGTATGTTTGACTTTAGTGTTTGTCTTTCACGTGTTGACCGTGatgaaaatatatgaaaatgatgaaaatatgtaatattgtgcatttaaaaatatatattcttatcCAATCGCTCATCGAACATTAGATTGTCACCTTCAAAGTTCTTTGGCAAAAGAGgtttttctctttccttcttCACAGGGAGCCCCAAAGTTCACAAGTAACAAATTTAAATTTGTCATATATACTCATACCtggcggcacgttggccgactggttagagcgtcagcctcacagttctgaggacccgggttcaatccccagccccgcctgtgtggagtttgcatgttctccccgtgcctgcgtgggttttctccgggcactccggtttcctcccacatcccaaaaacatgcattaattggagactctaaattgcccgtaggcatgactgtgagtgcgaatggttgtttgtttcaatgtgccctgcgattggctggcaaccagttcagggtgtaccccgcctcctgcccgatgacagctgggataggcttcagcacgcccgcgaccctagtgaggagaagcggctcagaaaatggatggatggatactcatACCTTCTATAAATGGGCTTGGTCAGTCTTTTCcagttttataattaatttgTTACTATGGCCTCATGGGATGACACAAATAAGGCTCCAATTAAAgtattgaaagcatttttttaattatttgacatcacaatattaaatgtttgaaaatcttttttttttttttttaaattatggtcATTTTACAGGTGTACAAGTACTTTACTTTTATAGTAACAAGGTAAAAAATGAAGTGTCAGCAAACCACATTGACTCATGCCTCATATTTATGGGTTTGATGAGTATTTTCAGGATGTGttaattattttctcaatgcGACCTCATATT
The sequence above is a segment of the Phycodurus eques isolate BA_2022a chromosome 19, UOR_Pequ_1.1, whole genome shotgun sequence genome. Coding sequences within it:
- the si:ch211-183d21.1 gene encoding uncharacterized protein si:ch211-183d21.1, whose amino-acid sequence is MMMMFTLLCLLLVALVRGESCLIISEINADNPRLDTSEFVELYHTSGQRSSLDGYTLVFYNGNGNVAYKVLDLKGHSTDDRGFFLVGSVDMLPKPAILLPPNTVQNGPDAVTLYHTSAARYTEKMNVTAMGLVDAVVYMTRRTGGAEFLAETLTPGEPAFVEDESTLEGDESIERCLLSEAHWGFRVSSPSPAQRNNCTPPAAPPSLPVITELKLGGGQVDGFVELTSASEAGPLVLVVLSGRTDRVSVSLNVDANISRNGLIAMTVDKRYMKGDESGAVAIYSGTTSDFPVDSPLSQIQPLDSFVFAGPGDKPSANLTETLIPGRQPYQLSNSLKEGGFYLSRCGVATWTRDPGVFWEAPQTPGQPNQCPWPKICPHSMVVPGGGADTSPHLPPWGTGDFLINELNTDTPGAAEDGEYVELWHPSGHRVSLQGIWILLFSAHNNKPYREISLSGHFTTAKGYFLLGSDRLVPAPSLRLPPNTIQNGPDAVALYRSPFGPPSAQQRGIPTKGLLDAVVYRKMGSDQEAQELSKALTPGQLPLLEDPEVLLGDEALSRCRGLYPYDLSAFSVAPPTPLRENSCPRPPPAPEGVVINEVASGYWTNHSRQSSFVELHGPPLTELHGLVLVVFDQEHSGRLVALPLTGSIDQDGYYMVGNVTGADQTFPEGSDVPARGSVLLCYDLFSVCRAATALTNSSRRDELMFSDVQLLLTSTFTRGSRVIPALRSVENGAVSLSRCACCEARNPSSWTTSSTTPRSANICPSLAFSSHIDICLGPPSSGWPEKSGDCSGLILTRRVAQVAHYLEQQCLCGISTLSLQGANFSCVSGWLRVWGNIRAFSDRQRDLIIQTSTVNLRQSDVCSTPTTDRRTSTGSSLGLQIGLVVAVLLLLAVGVALLTYFYKRRHPLDYATMELSEHGEGLSDL